One Clostridia bacterium DNA segment encodes these proteins:
- the hypE gene encoding hydrogenase expression/formation protein HypE, whose translation MIEDKILLAHGDGGLLTHELINDLFLRHFENPILKTLNDAAALPFEIEKGQLVVTTDSFVIKPIFFPGGDIGKLAVCGTVNDLAVSGAVPHFLTASFILEEGLPLADLEKILASMAKAARMAGVTIVAGDTKVVERGNADKIFVNTTGVGLVPEGVELGYHRVEEGDMVIINGNIGEHGLAVVSRREGLEFESDIISDCTCLNSITQDLLFQYKGIKLMRDPTRGGVATTVKEIALATNKDIFLFEDRIPISDEVRWAAEMLGLDALYLANEGKFIAVVSPQEAPDIVAALRRLPQGQQASIIGEVKKGQGNVFLKTSLGATKLIDMLAGEQLPRIC comes from the coding sequence TTGATAGAAGATAAAATCCTTTTAGCCCATGGTGACGGTGGCCTTTTAACTCACGAGTTGATTAACGACCTGTTTTTACGACATTTCGAAAATCCAATTTTAAAAACTTTGAATGATGCAGCCGCCTTGCCTTTTGAAATTGAAAAAGGCCAGCTGGTAGTGACTACTGATTCCTTTGTCATCAAACCGATCTTTTTCCCTGGTGGCGATATCGGTAAGCTAGCAGTCTGTGGTACAGTAAACGACTTGGCAGTTAGCGGGGCTGTACCCCATTTTCTTACGGCTTCTTTTATTTTGGAAGAAGGTTTGCCCTTAGCTGACCTGGAAAAAATCCTTGCTTCTATGGCTAAGGCAGCCCGGATGGCCGGGGTTACTATTGTTGCTGGAGATACTAAAGTAGTGGAACGGGGTAATGCCGATAAAATCTTTGTTAATACGACAGGGGTCGGTTTGGTGCCGGAAGGCGTTGAGCTTGGCTACCATAGAGTTGAAGAAGGGGACATGGTAATCATCAATGGTAATATTGGTGAGCACGGTTTGGCAGTGGTGTCCCGACGGGAAGGCCTGGAGTTTGAAAGCGATATAATAAGCGACTGTACTTGTCTAAACTCGATCACTCAGGATTTACTATTTCAATATAAGGGTATTAAGCTTATGCGTGATCCCACCCGGGGTGGGGTGGCGACCACAGTGAAGGAAATTGCCCTGGCTACTAATAAAGATATATTTCTCTTTGAAGATCGTATTCCCATAAGCGATGAGGTTCGGTGGGCGGCGGAAATGCTCGGATTGGATGCCCTTTATTTAGCTAATGAAGGAAAATTTATAGCAGTTGTTTCACCTCAGGAAGCGCCAGACATCGTAGCGGCCCTGCGCAGGCTGCCCCAGGGCCAACAGGCCAGTATCATTGGAGAGGTTAAGAAAGGCCAGGGTAATGTTTTTTTAAAAACTTCTCTAGGTGCAACAAAATTGATAGATATGTTAGCAGGCGAACAACTACCGCGCATTTGCTAA